Proteins co-encoded in one Pseudorhizobium banfieldiae genomic window:
- a CDS encoding Rne/Rng family ribonuclease, which translates to MADKMLIDASHEEETRVVVVRGNRIEEFDFESQHKKQIRGNIYLAKVTRVEPSLQAAFVDYGGNRHGFLAFAEIHPDYYQIPLADRQALMQAEEEEQKKIAEDEASDPADAAQPQADDAALDTSQSEAGSEAAEASPGDEVAAEKPKAKPRRSRSRKKTAEAEASEVAERSEGTDEDKDTPTEMAAMVETDSISEDVRGRRHSDDDDSDDGEKEEIESVGAEDAMEEVPDRVVRKPRKQYRIQEVIKRRQILLVQVAKEERGNKGAALTTYLSLAGRYSVLMPNTARGGGISRKITQPQDRKRLKEIARELEVPQGMGVIVRTAGANRTRVEIKRDFEYLMRLWENVRTLTLNSTAPCLVYEEGSLIKRSIRDLYNKDISEIVVAGEEGYREAKDFMKMLMPSHAKVVQPYRDLHPIFSRSGIEAQLDRMLQPQVTLKSGGYLIMNQTEALVAIDVNSGRSTREHSIEETALQTNLEAAEEVARQLRLRDLAGLIVIDFIDMEEKRNNRAVEKKLKDCLKNDRARIQVGRISHFGLLEMSRQRIRASVLESTTQICTHCGGTGHVRSQSSVALHVLRGVEEHLLKNTTHDITVRTTPETALYLLNQKRNTVVDYEKRFGVSIYIESDEGIGSSHFAIDRGEPVENPVRIESLMQFAAFPVEEDDDDIVIEEDEEDEEAGNANAAPATASSAQGEEQNGRKRKRRRRRRGGKGGDRQEGVAASEADDGDSDIEEGSDADDSEAGTEASEGAEGDENGRRKRRRRGKRGGRRNRPEDGMETSASDETDASGDESGAEDEAVPEVAATETPTGETAAAETAAATEVMEGVPAPAKPRRSRKKAVTAEVTPAEAELEIVAEAAEPVAEANIAPQVDAALGEEAPQADAPSEEEQKPARANRASNISSSDPVVKSSEPAVDESDGEPPKPKKAGWWQRRGFF; encoded by the coding sequence ATGGCAGACAAAATGCTCATCGACGCGTCTCACGAAGAGGAGACGCGGGTAGTCGTCGTTCGCGGCAACCGTATCGAAGAATTCGATTTCGAATCCCAGCACAAGAAACAGATCCGCGGCAACATCTATCTGGCAAAGGTGACGAGGGTTGAGCCCTCGCTTCAGGCCGCGTTCGTCGATTATGGCGGCAACCGCCACGGCTTCCTGGCTTTCGCTGAGATCCATCCCGACTATTACCAGATCCCTCTCGCCGATCGCCAGGCGCTGATGCAGGCCGAGGAAGAGGAACAGAAGAAGATCGCCGAGGACGAGGCCAGCGACCCGGCCGACGCCGCGCAGCCGCAGGCGGACGATGCGGCGCTTGACACTTCGCAAAGCGAAGCCGGCTCCGAGGCTGCCGAGGCCAGCCCCGGCGATGAGGTCGCCGCCGAAAAGCCGAAGGCCAAACCGCGCCGCAGCCGCTCGCGCAAGAAGACGGCGGAAGCCGAAGCATCCGAGGTTGCAGAGCGCAGCGAAGGCACAGACGAGGACAAGGACACGCCGACTGAAATGGCGGCGATGGTCGAAACCGATTCGATCTCCGAAGACGTCCGCGGTCGCCGTCACTCCGACGATGACGACAGCGATGATGGCGAGAAGGAAGAAATCGAATCGGTCGGCGCCGAAGATGCGATGGAAGAGGTTCCCGATCGCGTCGTCCGCAAGCCCCGCAAACAATACCGTATCCAGGAAGTCATCAAGCGCCGCCAGATCCTGCTAGTACAGGTTGCCAAGGAAGAGCGCGGCAACAAGGGCGCGGCCCTAACGACCTATCTCTCGCTTGCCGGCCGTTATTCGGTGCTGATGCCGAACACCGCGCGCGGCGGGGGCATTTCCCGTAAGATCACCCAGCCGCAGGACCGCAAGCGCCTAAAGGAAATTGCCCGCGAACTGGAAGTGCCGCAGGGCATGGGCGTGATCGTCCGCACCGCCGGCGCCAACCGCACCCGCGTCGAGATCAAGCGCGATTTCGAATACCTGATGCGCCTGTGGGAGAACGTCCGGACGCTGACGCTCAATTCCACCGCGCCGTGCCTCGTCTACGAGGAAGGCTCGCTCATCAAGCGGTCGATCCGCGACCTCTACAACAAGGACATCTCGGAAATCGTCGTTGCCGGCGAAGAAGGCTATCGTGAAGCCAAGGACTTCATGAAGATGCTGATGCCGAGCCACGCCAAGGTGGTCCAGCCTTACCGCGACCTGCATCCGATCTTCTCGCGCTCGGGCATCGAAGCGCAGCTCGACCGGATGTTGCAGCCACAAGTGACGCTGAAGTCCGGCGGCTACCTGATCATGAACCAGACCGAGGCGCTCGTCGCCATCGACGTCAACTCCGGTCGCTCGACCCGCGAGCACTCCATCGAGGAAACCGCCCTCCAGACGAACCTTGAGGCGGCCGAGGAAGTCGCACGCCAGCTTCGCTTGCGCGACCTCGCCGGTCTGATCGTCATCGACTTCATCGACATGGAAGAAAAGCGCAACAACCGCGCTGTCGAGAAGAAGCTCAAGGACTGCCTGAAGAACGACCGCGCCCGCATCCAGGTGGGCCGCATCTCGCACTTCGGCCTGCTCGAAATGTCGCGCCAGCGGATTCGTGCCAGCGTGCTGGAATCGACCACGCAGATCTGCACGCACTGCGGCGGCACCGGCCATGTCCGGTCCCAGTCGTCGGTTGCGCTTCATGTGCTGCGCGGCGTCGAGGAGCACCTGCTCAAGAATACCACTCACGACATCACGGTGCGCACCACGCCCGAGACCGCGCTTTATCTACTCAACCAGAAGCGCAACACCGTCGTGGATTACGAGAAGCGTTTTGGCGTGTCGATCTACATCGAGTCCGATGAGGGAATCGGCTCCAGCCACTTTGCCATCGACCGCGGCGAGCCGGTGGAGAACCCCGTCAGGATCGAAAGCCTGATGCAGTTCGCCGCCTTCCCCGTGGAGGAGGACGATGACGACATCGTCATCGAGGAGGATGAAGAAGACGAAGAGGCGGGCAATGCCAACGCTGCCCCGGCTACGGCTTCCTCGGCCCAGGGCGAAGAGCAGAACGGCCGCAAGCGCAAGCGTCGGCGTCGCCGGCGCGGCGGCAAGGGTGGAGACCGCCAGGAAGGCGTAGCCGCTTCAGAGGCCGACGATGGGGACTCGGATATCGAGGAAGGCAGCGATGCGGATGATTCCGAAGCCGGCACCGAAGCCTCCGAGGGTGCGGAAGGTGATGAAAACGGACGCCGCAAGCGCCGCCGCCGGGGCAAGCGCGGTGGCCGGCGCAACCGGCCGGAGGACGGGATGGAGACATCCGCATCTGACGAGACCGATGCCTCGGGCGATGAGTCCGGCGCCGAGGACGAGGCAGTTCCTGAGGTAGCCGCGACGGAAACCCCGACCGGTGAAACGGCGGCTGCGGAAACCGCCGCTGCAACCGAGGTGATGGAGGGAGTACCTGCTCCCGCCAAGCCCCGCCGGAGCCGGAAAAAGGCAGTGACTGCTGAAGTCACGCCCGCCGAAGCCGAACTTGAGATCGTTGCCGAGGCCGCAGAGCCCGTAGCCGAAGCGAACATTGCCCCCCAGGTCGATGCCGCTCTTGGCGAGGAAGCTCCGCAAGCCGATGCTCCGTCGGAAGAAGAACAGAAGCCTGCGCGTGCCAATCGGGCGTCCAACATCAGTTCATCGGACCCCGTGGTGAAGAGCTCGGAGCCTGCCGTTGATGAATCGGACGGTGAGCCGCCGAAGCCGAAGAAGGCCGGCTGGTGGCAGCGACGCGGTTTCTTCTGA
- the accB gene encoding acetyl-CoA carboxylase biotin carboxyl carrier protein — MSEKKNGIDKGLIRDLANILNDTDLTEIEVEQDDLRIRVSRASATHYVQAPIAHHAPAPAAAPAAAAAAPAAAAPAARDNSNAVMAPMVGTVYLSPAPGSRPFIEVGATVKEGQTLLIIEAMKTMNQIPAPRSGKVTEILINDAQPVEYGEPLVVIE, encoded by the coding sequence ATGTCTGAGAAGAAGAACGGTATCGACAAGGGATTGATCCGCGATCTCGCGAACATCCTCAACGACACCGACCTCACCGAGATCGAAGTCGAGCAGGACGATCTGCGCATCCGTGTCTCCCGCGCATCGGCAACGCATTACGTTCAGGCGCCGATCGCCCACCACGCCCCTGCTCCCGCAGCAGCGCCCGCCGCGGCCGCCGCAGCGCCGGCAGCGGCAGCGCCAGCCGCCCGTGACAACAGCAACGCGGTCATGGCCCCCATGGTCGGCACCGTCTACCTCTCCCCGGCCCCGGGTTCCCGCCCGTTCATCGAAGTCGGTGCGACGGTCAAGGAAGGGCAGACCCTTCTCATCATCGAAGCGATGAAGACCATGAACCAGATTCCCGCCCCGCGCTCCGGCAAGGTGACGGAAATTCTGATCAACGATGCGCAACCGGTCGAATACGGCGAGCCGCTCGTCGTCATCGAATAG
- the gatB gene encoding Asp-tRNA(Asn)/Glu-tRNA(Gln) amidotransferase subunit GatB, with translation MTIVDVRTPDPKRLIPGATGDWEVIIGMEVHAQVLSKSKLFSGASTEFGKDPNANVSLVDAAMPGMLPVINEECVRQAVRTGLGLKAQINKRSVFDRKNYFYPDLPQGYQISQFKDPIVGEGQIVISLGPDRQGNFEDVEIGIERLHLEQDAGKSMHDQHPTMSFVDLNRSGVALMEIVSKPDMRSSDEAKAYMTKLRSIVRYLGTCDGNMDEGSMRADVNVSVRRPGEPFGTRCEIKNVNSIRFIGQAIEYEARRQIGILEDGGSIDQETRLFDPNKGETRSMRSKEEAHDYRYFPDPDLLPLEFDDAFVEELKQHLPELPDDKKERFVRELGLSVYDASVLVSEKAIADYFEAVAAGRDGKTAANWVINDLLGALNKAGKAIEETPVSPAQLGGIIDLIKAETISGKIAKDLFEIVWSEGGDPADIVEACGMKQVTDTGAIEAAVDEIIAANPDQVSKAQAKPALAGWFVGQVMKATGGKANPQAVQALVKAKLGIEE, from the coding sequence ATGACCATTGTCGATGTCCGCACGCCCGACCCCAAGCGTCTCATTCCCGGTGCCACGGGGGACTGGGAAGTCATCATCGGCATGGAGGTGCATGCGCAGGTGCTGTCGAAGTCGAAGCTCTTCTCGGGCGCCTCGACGGAGTTCGGGAAGGATCCGAATGCGAACGTATCGCTCGTCGACGCCGCCATGCCCGGCATGCTTCCCGTCATCAACGAGGAATGCGTGCGGCAGGCCGTCCGTACCGGGCTCGGTCTGAAAGCGCAGATCAACAAGCGCTCGGTTTTCGATCGCAAGAACTACTTCTATCCCGACCTGCCGCAGGGCTACCAGATCTCGCAGTTCAAGGACCCGATCGTCGGCGAAGGCCAGATCGTGATCTCTCTGGGGCCCGACCGGCAGGGCAATTTCGAGGATGTGGAAATCGGTATCGAGCGCCTGCACCTGGAGCAGGATGCCGGCAAGTCGATGCACGACCAGCACCCCACCATGTCATTCGTCGACCTGAACCGATCTGGCGTGGCGCTGATGGAGATCGTCTCCAAGCCCGACATGCGGTCTTCGGACGAGGCCAAGGCCTACATGACGAAGCTCCGCTCGATCGTTCGCTATCTCGGCACCTGCGACGGCAACATGGACGAGGGCTCCATGCGCGCCGACGTCAACGTCTCCGTTCGCCGCCCCGGCGAGCCCTTCGGCACGCGCTGCGAGATCAAGAACGTCAACTCCATCCGCTTCATCGGTCAGGCCATCGAATACGAGGCACGCCGCCAGATCGGCATCCTGGAAGACGGCGGCAGCATCGACCAGGAGACCCGGCTCTTTGACCCCAACAAGGGCGAGACGCGTTCCATGCGGTCGAAGGAAGAGGCGCACGACTACCGCTACTTCCCCGACCCGGACCTCTTGCCGCTCGAGTTCGACGACGCCTTCGTCGAAGAACTGAAGCAGCACCTGCCCGAACTGCCGGACGACAAGAAGGAGCGCTTCGTGCGCGAGCTCGGCCTCTCTGTGTATGACGCCTCTGTGCTCGTGTCGGAGAAGGCGATCGCCGACTACTTCGAGGCAGTGGCCGCCGGCCGCGACGGAAAGACGGCTGCGAACTGGGTCATCAATGACTTGCTGGGTGCCTTGAACAAAGCCGGCAAAGCCATTGAAGAGACTCCGGTTTCACCCGCTCAGCTCGGCGGCATCATCGACCTCATCAAGGCCGAGACCATCTCCGGCAAGATCGCGAAGGACCTCTTCGAGATTGTCTGGAGCGAAGGCGGCGACCCGGCCGACATCGTCGAGGCTTGCGGCATGAAGCAGGTGACCGACACGGGCGCCATCGAGGCCGCCGTCGACGAGATCATCGCGGCCAATCCGGATCAGGTCTCCAAGGCACAGGCAAAGCCTGCACTGGCCGGCTGGTTCGTCGGCCAGGTGATGAAAGCGACTGGAGGCAAGGCCAACCCGCAGGCGGTCCAGGCATTGGTGAAGGCGAAGCTTGGGATCGAGGAATAG
- a CDS encoding GNAT family N-acetyltransferase, which yields MVFFVRTAAEGDVEQIRALLAATFHASYDPFYGPEKVTQLIGSWHSPAAIRARIVRKDGEFLLADDGRELGGLGYAAMYPKMEKTVMLHQLYVRPSCQGDGIGRDIFAELETCFPYAEVMRTEVALQNLRAISFYERLGFSEVDRMEEWGGPNSGLPAVVLEKSLRSL from the coding sequence ATGGTCTTCTTTGTCCGCACAGCAGCAGAAGGAGACGTGGAGCAGATCCGCGCCCTTCTCGCAGCGACCTTTCATGCCTCCTACGACCCGTTCTATGGTCCCGAGAAGGTTACGCAACTGATCGGCAGCTGGCACTCCCCTGCAGCCATCCGCGCCAGGATCGTCCGGAAGGACGGCGAATTCCTGCTCGCAGACGATGGTCGGGAGCTCGGCGGGCTTGGCTATGCGGCCATGTACCCGAAGATGGAAAAGACGGTGATGCTGCACCAGCTCTACGTCAGGCCATCCTGCCAGGGTGACGGCATCGGCCGCGACATCTTCGCCGAACTGGAAACCTGTTTTCCCTATGCGGAGGTGATGCGCACCGAGGTAGCCCTGCAGAACCTCCGCGCGATCTCCTTCTATGAACGGCTGGGTTTTTCCGAGGTGGATCGCATGGAGGAATGGGGCGGACCTAACTCCGGCCTGCCCGCGGTCGTTCTCGAGAAGTCCCTTCGGAGCCTGTGA
- the aroQ gene encoding type II 3-dehydroquinate dehydratase, with protein sequence MSKTVFVLNGPNLNMLGKREPGIYGGKTLKDVEADCISACRELGLDVDFRQSNHEGDLVSWLHEAGEHSVGVAINAGAYTHTSVALHDAIKAITVPVIEVHISNVHAREEFRHHSRIAPACKGVICGFGPTSYILALHALKSITD encoded by the coding sequence ATGAGCAAGACGGTCTTTGTCCTCAACGGGCCTAATCTCAACATGCTCGGCAAGCGCGAACCCGGCATCTATGGCGGCAAGACGCTGAAGGACGTGGAAGCCGACTGCATTTCCGCTTGCCGCGAGCTTGGACTGGACGTGGACTTCCGTCAGAGCAACCACGAGGGCGATCTAGTCAGTTGGCTGCATGAGGCGGGCGAACACTCGGTCGGCGTGGCGATCAACGCCGGCGCCTATACCCACACGTCGGTTGCCTTGCACGATGCCATCAAGGCAATAACGGTGCCCGTGATAGAAGTGCACATTTCCAACGTTCATGCGCGCGAGGAATTCCGTCATCACTCGAGGATCGCGCCGGCATGCAAGGGCGTGATCTGCGGCTTCGGCCCGACCAGCTACATCCTGGCGCTGCACGCCTTGAAAAGCATCACTGACTGA
- a CDS encoding GNAT family N-acetyltransferase, with protein sequence MSGLVQKDVVIRQARESDLPALIAIFASDAVGGHGDTTDSDAYEDYLKAFTAIDLSPNERLFVAERGGEVVGTFQIMFNRTLTGRGGLSMVIEAVQTRADTRGKGIGAMMIDYAVSEARRRGCRLVQLTSNMARQDAHRFYERLGFAKSHFGFKMKL encoded by the coding sequence GTGAGCGGACTTGTGCAGAAGGATGTTGTGATCCGGCAGGCCCGCGAAAGCGACCTTCCAGCTCTCATCGCGATTTTCGCTTCCGACGCCGTGGGTGGTCACGGCGACACCACCGATTCGGATGCCTACGAGGATTACCTCAAGGCGTTCACCGCGATAGATCTCTCGCCCAACGAGCGGCTTTTCGTGGCCGAACGCGGCGGTGAAGTCGTCGGTACGTTCCAGATCATGTTCAACCGGACGCTGACGGGCAGAGGTGGCCTTTCCATGGTCATCGAGGCGGTCCAGACTCGCGCCGACACGCGCGGCAAGGGGATTGGTGCCATGATGATAGACTACGCGGTCTCCGAAGCGAGGCGCCGCGGGTGCCGGCTGGTGCAACTCACGTCCAACATGGCGCGGCAGGATGCGCACCGCTTCTACGAGCGCCTCGGTTTCGCGAAGAGCCATTTCGGCTTCAAGATGAAGCTTTGA
- a CDS encoding DsbA family protein, whose protein sequence is MLARSKTLALGSMLMTALWLTPALALEEDEKKEMGQFIREYLLENPEVMLEVQAALEAKQQSQRLEQAGQAVAANHDAIFNSEDDIALGNPDGDVTVVEFFDYNCGYCKRAMADMEKVLATDPKVRFVLKELPILGADSLDAHRVSNAVRLIAPEKYGEFHRALLGSTGTATEESAIKVAAALGISEADIRKSMAENPNDQLVRDAYTLATNLGVTGTPTYIVGNEALFGAVGDDALQEKIANVRACGKSTC, encoded by the coding sequence ATGCTTGCCCGCTCCAAAACCTTAGCACTCGGTTCGATGCTGATGACCGCATTGTGGCTGACACCGGCGCTCGCTCTCGAGGAGGATGAGAAGAAGGAGATGGGGCAGTTCATCCGCGAGTATCTGCTTGAAAATCCGGAAGTCATGCTCGAGGTTCAGGCTGCCCTTGAGGCGAAGCAGCAATCGCAGCGCCTGGAGCAGGCTGGCCAGGCGGTTGCCGCCAATCACGACGCGATCTTCAATTCGGAGGACGATATTGCGCTTGGCAATCCCGATGGCGACGTCACCGTCGTGGAGTTCTTTGATTATAACTGCGGCTACTGCAAGCGGGCTATGGCAGACATGGAAAAGGTCCTTGCTACAGATCCAAAGGTCCGATTCGTTCTGAAGGAACTGCCGATCCTCGGGGCGGATTCGCTCGATGCGCATCGTGTCTCCAATGCCGTACGTCTCATCGCTCCTGAAAAATACGGCGAATTCCACCGTGCTCTGCTTGGCAGCACCGGCACGGCCACAGAGGAAAGCGCCATCAAGGTCGCGGCAGCCCTCGGGATCAGTGAAGCGGACATCCGTAAGTCGATGGCAGAGAACCCCAATGACCAACTCGTTCGCGATGCCTACACACTGGCCACCAACCTCGGGGTGACGGGTACGCCGACCTACATTGTGGGCAATGAGGCCCTGTTCGGGGCCGTTGGCGACGATGCGCTCCAGGAGAAGATCGCCAACGTCCGCGCCTGCGGAAAAAGCACCTGCTAG
- the accC gene encoding acetyl-CoA carboxylase biotin carboxylase subunit: MISKILIANRGEIALRVLRACKELGIATVAVHSTADADAMHVRLADESVCIGPAPSRDSYLNIHQIVAACEITGADAVHPGYGFLSENAKFADILEAHGITFIGPTAEHIRLMGDKITAKQTAVELGIPVVPGSDGEVTSENVLETARKIGFPVLIKATAGGGGRGMKVAKTEDDLQEAFDTARSEAAAAFGNPAVYMEKYLGKPRHIEVQVVGDGEGNAIHLGERDCSLQRRHQKVWEEANSPALNVEQRMKIGQICADAMKKMKYRGAGTVEFLYENGEFYFIEMNTRLQVEHPITEAITNIDLVHEQIRVASGAGLSVTQDEITFSGHAIECRINAEDPRTFVPSPGTITHFHAPGGLGVRVDSGAYAGYKIPPYYDSLIGKLIVHGRTRVECMMRLRRVLDEFVVDGVKTTLPLFQDLVSNQDIANGDYDIHWLEHYLAHHKAH; encoded by the coding sequence ATGATCTCGAAAATCCTCATAGCCAATCGCGGCGAGATTGCGCTTCGCGTCCTGCGCGCGTGCAAGGAACTCGGCATCGCGACCGTCGCAGTCCATTCGACTGCGGACGCCGATGCCATGCATGTACGGCTGGCCGACGAGAGCGTCTGCATCGGCCCAGCGCCGTCGCGTGACAGCTATCTCAACATCCACCAGATCGTCGCGGCCTGCGAAATCACCGGCGCGGACGCCGTTCACCCAGGCTACGGCTTCCTGTCGGAGAACGCCAAGTTCGCCGATATCCTCGAGGCGCATGGCATAACCTTCATCGGACCGACGGCCGAGCATATCCGGCTGATGGGTGACAAGATCACCGCCAAGCAGACGGCAGTCGAACTGGGAATTCCCGTCGTTCCCGGATCGGATGGCGAGGTGACATCGGAGAACGTGCTGGAGACGGCGCGCAAGATCGGGTTTCCGGTGCTGATCAAGGCTACGGCTGGCGGCGGCGGCCGCGGCATGAAGGTGGCCAAGACGGAGGACGATCTTCAGGAGGCCTTCGATACGGCACGCTCGGAAGCCGCAGCCGCTTTCGGTAATCCGGCCGTCTACATGGAGAAGTATCTCGGCAAGCCGCGGCACATCGAAGTGCAGGTCGTTGGTGACGGGGAAGGCAATGCCATCCATCTCGGCGAACGCGACTGCTCGCTGCAGCGCCGCCACCAGAAGGTCTGGGAAGAGGCAAATTCCCCTGCCCTCAACGTCGAGCAGCGGATGAAGATCGGCCAGATCTGCGCCGACGCCATGAAGAAGATGAAATACCGGGGCGCCGGGACCGTCGAGTTCCTCTACGAAAACGGCGAATTCTACTTCATCGAGATGAACACGCGTCTTCAGGTCGAGCATCCGATCACCGAGGCGATCACCAACATCGATCTGGTTCACGAGCAGATTCGTGTCGCTTCCGGTGCCGGCCTTTCGGTGACCCAGGATGAGATAACCTTCTCGGGCCACGCCATCGAGTGCCGCATCAATGCCGAGGATCCGCGCACCTTCGTGCCGTCGCCCGGCACTATCACGCATTTCCACGCCCCCGGTGGGCTCGGCGTGCGCGTCGACTCGGGTGCCTATGCCGGATACAAAATCCCGCCCTATTACGACAGCCTCATCGGCAAGCTTATCGTGCACGGCCGTACCCGGGTGGAGTGCATGATGCGTCTGCGCCGGGTTCTCGACGAGTTTGTCGTGGACGGCGTGAAGACGACCCTCCCCCTTTTCCAGGATCTGGTGTCCAATCAGGATATCGCCAACGGCGACTATGATATCCATTGGCTGGAACACTATCTGGCGCATCACAAGGCGCATTAG
- a CDS encoding DUF2155 domain-containing protein yields the protein MGPSSMTSIMRKLTICLLAAAASASCVTSVSAARISNPVAVFAGIDKITGRITTFDVYIDETVQYGALQVTPKVCYSRDETEAQRVDGFIEVDEITLDRKIRRIFTGWMFADSPGLNAVEHPIYDVWLTGCKQESDVPAPEATN from the coding sequence ATGGGACCATCATCCATGACGAGTATCATGCGCAAGCTGACCATTTGCCTTCTTGCAGCGGCTGCGTCGGCGTCTTGCGTCACTTCCGTCTCGGCGGCTCGCATCTCCAATCCCGTCGCGGTCTTCGCTGGCATTGACAAGATCACCGGTCGCATCACAACCTTTGACGTCTATATCGATGAAACGGTCCAGTATGGCGCGCTGCAGGTAACGCCGAAGGTCTGCTATTCGCGCGACGAGACGGAAGCGCAAAGGGTGGACGGCTTCATCGAAGTGGACGAGATCACGCTCGACCGCAAGATCCGGCGGATATTCACCGGCTGGATGTTCGCAGACAGCCCGGGCCTCAACGCCGTGGAGCATCCGATCTATGACGTCTGGTTGACCGGCTGCAAGCAGGAATCGGACGTTCCGGCTCCGGAAGCCACGAACTGA
- a CDS encoding NADH:ubiquinone oxidoreductase subunit NDUFA12, whose product MKNLLLQIFTWWNGQTIGTRFFTWRSGKKIGEDEFGNVYYEGPETSFGVPRRWVIFNGPAEASAIPPGWHGWMHHRTNVAPSQENYQPREWEKAHKPNLTGTSGAYRPKGSLAGAGERPRVTGDYDAWTPGS is encoded by the coding sequence ATGAAAAATCTCCTGCTGCAGATATTCACCTGGTGGAACGGACAGACGATCGGAACGCGCTTCTTCACCTGGCGCTCCGGCAAGAAGATCGGCGAGGACGAATTCGGCAACGTCTACTACGAAGGTCCCGAAACCTCCTTCGGGGTGCCGCGCCGCTGGGTCATTTTCAACGGTCCGGCAGAAGCATCGGCGATCCCCCCGGGCTGGCATGGGTGGATGCACCATCGCACCAATGTTGCGCCGTCCCAGGAGAACTACCAGCCGCGTGAATGGGAGAAGGCGCACAAGCCTAATCTCACCGGTACTTCCGGCGCCTACCGGCCCAAAGGCTCGCTTGCAGGTGCCGGCGAACGCCCTCGCGTCACCGGCGATTACGACGCCTGGACCCCGGGAAGCTGA
- the aat gene encoding leucyl/phenylalanyl-tRNA--protein transferase gives MVGRRGRYYPAITPDILLRAYSIGLFPMAESADDPEIFWVEPEVRGVLPLDQFHVSHSLAKKLRREPFDIRFDSAFEQVIEKCAEPAGDRPSTWINATIRKLYCELHAMGHAHSVEAFEGAELVGGLYGVSLGSAFFGESMFSRQTDASKICLVHLVERLKAGGFTLLDTQFTTEHLKTFGAIDIPKDNYLEKLKNAVESPHLKF, from the coding sequence ATGGTCGGGCGGCGCGGCAGATATTATCCGGCAATCACACCGGATATCCTTCTGCGCGCCTATTCCATCGGCCTTTTTCCGATGGCGGAATCCGCGGACGACCCGGAGATCTTCTGGGTCGAGCCGGAGGTGCGGGGTGTACTCCCCCTCGACCAGTTCCACGTCTCCCACAGCCTTGCCAAGAAGCTGCGCAGGGAACCCTTTGACATCCGCTTCGACAGCGCGTTTGAGCAGGTCATCGAAAAATGCGCCGAGCCTGCCGGAGACCGTCCGAGCACCTGGATCAACGCTACCATCCGCAAGCTCTATTGCGAGCTTCATGCCATGGGCCATGCCCATAGCGTCGAGGCGTTCGAGGGCGCAGAGCTCGTAGGAGGGCTTTACGGCGTATCCCTCGGCTCTGCCTTCTTCGGCGAGAGCATGTTCTCCCGGCAGACGGATGCCTCAAAGATCTGCCTGGTACATCTGGTCGAGCGACTGAAGGCGGGAGGCTTCACGCTGCTCGACACCCAGTTCACCACCGAGCATCTCAAGACCTTCGGCGCCATCGACATCCCGAAGGACAATTACCTGGAGAAGCTGAAGAATGCGGTGGAGTCGCCGCATCTGAAATTCTAG